The following are from one region of the Oreochromis aureus strain Israel breed Guangdong linkage group 1, ZZ_aureus, whole genome shotgun sequence genome:
- the crispld2 gene encoding cysteine-rich secretory protein LCCL domain-containing 2 isoform X2, with translation MTCATMTWPLVLVLVLLCIRDSASLFLPDSSELRKLLSRYGEEAEQKGTSNTAGNRTRRAILWSDREEILQLHNKLRGGVYPTASNMEYMIWDDELERSATQWAEECQWDHGPQDLLMSIGQNLAVHWGRYRSPAFHVQSWYDEVKDYTYPYPHECNPWCPERCSGPMCTHYTQLVWATTNRVGCAVHVCPRMNVWGEIWENSVYLVCNYSPKGNWIGEAPYQHGRPCSQCPPSYGGGCRNNLCYKDSQQPEIEDMNEVEKPQVPLPPRTTARPKTIAPKKPVSRPSSPKNPNPRTTPSKTPSSTYLAHNIKCETRLRDKCRSSTCSRYNCPANCVHKKGKVWGTVTYDVQSSICRAAIHHGVIDNNGGLIDISRMDKLPFFVRSTKNGIESLSKYKAGNAFTVARVKEMTADCYTTVAEICPYKEPNSHCPRVFCPENCKAQPSYWSPVIGNKIYTDNSSICKAAIHAGVIKPNGGFVDVLPLDKRKSYTGVLKNGIQSESRSNMEGGSFRVFAVRQ, from the exons ATGACCTGCGCTACAATGACCTGGCCCCTTGTCCTCGTCCTCGTGCTGTTGTGCATCAGAGACTCGGCTTCCCTCTTCCTGCCAGACTCCAGTGAGCTCAGGAAGCTACTGAGCCGCTATGGGGAGGAAGCAGAGCAGAAAGGCACCAGCAACACAGCTGGTAACAGGACCCGCCGAGCCATCCTCTGGTCGGACCGTGAGGAGATCCTGCAGCTGCACAACAAGCTGAGGGGTGGGGTTTACCCCACTGCTTCAAACATGGAATACATG ATTTGGGATGATGAGTTGGAGCGATCTGCCACTCAGTGGGCAGAGGAGTGTCAGTGGGACCATGGACCTCAGGACCTGCTCATGTCTATTGGACAAAACCTGGCAGTTCACTGGGGCAG ATACCGTTCACCTGCCTTCCACGTCCAATCCTGGTACGATGAAGTGAAGGACTACACCTATCCCTACCCTCATGAGTGCAATCCCTGGTGTCCAGAACGTTGCTCTGGGCCAATGTGCACTCATTACACCCAG CTGGTGTGGGCAACTACTAACCGAGTGGGCTGCGCTGTGCACGTGTGCCCAAGGATGAACGTGTGGGGAGAAATATGGGAGAATTCTGTTTACCTTGTGTGCAACTATTCCCCAAA GGGCAACTGGATTGGAGAGGCCCCATACCAGCATGGCCGACCTTGTTCCCAGTGCCCTCCAAGCTATGGAGGAGGATGCAGAAATAACCTTTGCTACAAAG ACTCTCAGCAGCCAGAGATTGAAGACATGAATGAGGTGGAGAAGCCTCAGGTCCCACTGCCACCTCGTACCACTGCCAGACCTAAAACTATTGCTCCAAAGAAACCAGTGTCCAGACCCTCCAGTCCCAAGAACCCTAATCCCAGGACAACGCCTTCGAAAACTCCCAGCAGCACTTATCTTG CTCACAATATTAAGTGTGAGACAAGACTGCGAGATAAGTGCCGCAGCTCAACCTGCAGCAG ATACAACTGTCCTGCTAACTGTGTGCATAAGAAAGGAAAAGTTTGGGGAACTGTCACTTATGACGTG caatcaagcatttgccgAGCTGCTATCCATCATGGTGTGATTGACAACAACGGAGGACTGATCGATATCTCGAGAATGGATAAGTTACCATTCTTTGTCAGATCTACAAAGAATGGCATTGAGTCTCTCAG TAAATATAAAGCTGGAAATGCCTTCACAGTGGCCAGAGTGAAAG AAATGACAGCTGATTGTTACACCACAGTGGCTGAAATCTGCCCTTACAAAGAACCAAACTCACACTGTCCAAG AGTCTTCTGTCCAGAGAACTGCAAGGCTCAGCCCTCATACTGGTCACCTGTTATTGGAAACAAGATTTACACAGAT AACTCCAGCATTTGCAAAGCAGCCATCCATGCAGGCGTAATCAAACCCAATGGCGGTTTTGTTGATGTTTTGCCTCTGGACAAGAGAAAGAGCTACACAGGAGTCCTGAAAAATGGCATCCAATCTGAAAG
- the crispld2 gene encoding cysteine-rich secretory protein LCCL domain-containing 2 isoform X1, with the protein MSIHFNWNCERSLSISTSCCLVIKYKLRSSSVRMTCATMTWPLVLVLVLLCIRDSASLFLPDSSELRKLLSRYGEEAEQKGTSNTAGNRTRRAILWSDREEILQLHNKLRGGVYPTASNMEYMIWDDELERSATQWAEECQWDHGPQDLLMSIGQNLAVHWGRYRSPAFHVQSWYDEVKDYTYPYPHECNPWCPERCSGPMCTHYTQLVWATTNRVGCAVHVCPRMNVWGEIWENSVYLVCNYSPKGNWIGEAPYQHGRPCSQCPPSYGGGCRNNLCYKDSQQPEIEDMNEVEKPQVPLPPRTTARPKTIAPKKPVSRPSSPKNPNPRTTPSKTPSSTYLAHNIKCETRLRDKCRSSTCSRYNCPANCVHKKGKVWGTVTYDVQSSICRAAIHHGVIDNNGGLIDISRMDKLPFFVRSTKNGIESLSKYKAGNAFTVARVKEMTADCYTTVAEICPYKEPNSHCPRVFCPENCKAQPSYWSPVIGNKIYTDNSSICKAAIHAGVIKPNGGFVDVLPLDKRKSYTGVLKNGIQSESRSNMEGGSFRVFAVRQ; encoded by the exons ATGTCGATAC ATTTTAACTGGAACTGTGAAAGGAGCCTCTCTATATCCACAAGCTGCTGTCTAGTCATAAAGTATAAACTACGCAGCTCAAGTGTCAGGATGACCTGCGCTACAATGACCTGGCCCCTTGTCCTCGTCCTCGTGCTGTTGTGCATCAGAGACTCGGCTTCCCTCTTCCTGCCAGACTCCAGTGAGCTCAGGAAGCTACTGAGCCGCTATGGGGAGGAAGCAGAGCAGAAAGGCACCAGCAACACAGCTGGTAACAGGACCCGCCGAGCCATCCTCTGGTCGGACCGTGAGGAGATCCTGCAGCTGCACAACAAGCTGAGGGGTGGGGTTTACCCCACTGCTTCAAACATGGAATACATG ATTTGGGATGATGAGTTGGAGCGATCTGCCACTCAGTGGGCAGAGGAGTGTCAGTGGGACCATGGACCTCAGGACCTGCTCATGTCTATTGGACAAAACCTGGCAGTTCACTGGGGCAG ATACCGTTCACCTGCCTTCCACGTCCAATCCTGGTACGATGAAGTGAAGGACTACACCTATCCCTACCCTCATGAGTGCAATCCCTGGTGTCCAGAACGTTGCTCTGGGCCAATGTGCACTCATTACACCCAG CTGGTGTGGGCAACTACTAACCGAGTGGGCTGCGCTGTGCACGTGTGCCCAAGGATGAACGTGTGGGGAGAAATATGGGAGAATTCTGTTTACCTTGTGTGCAACTATTCCCCAAA GGGCAACTGGATTGGAGAGGCCCCATACCAGCATGGCCGACCTTGTTCCCAGTGCCCTCCAAGCTATGGAGGAGGATGCAGAAATAACCTTTGCTACAAAG ACTCTCAGCAGCCAGAGATTGAAGACATGAATGAGGTGGAGAAGCCTCAGGTCCCACTGCCACCTCGTACCACTGCCAGACCTAAAACTATTGCTCCAAAGAAACCAGTGTCCAGACCCTCCAGTCCCAAGAACCCTAATCCCAGGACAACGCCTTCGAAAACTCCCAGCAGCACTTATCTTG CTCACAATATTAAGTGTGAGACAAGACTGCGAGATAAGTGCCGCAGCTCAACCTGCAGCAG ATACAACTGTCCTGCTAACTGTGTGCATAAGAAAGGAAAAGTTTGGGGAACTGTCACTTATGACGTG caatcaagcatttgccgAGCTGCTATCCATCATGGTGTGATTGACAACAACGGAGGACTGATCGATATCTCGAGAATGGATAAGTTACCATTCTTTGTCAGATCTACAAAGAATGGCATTGAGTCTCTCAG TAAATATAAAGCTGGAAATGCCTTCACAGTGGCCAGAGTGAAAG AAATGACAGCTGATTGTTACACCACAGTGGCTGAAATCTGCCCTTACAAAGAACCAAACTCACACTGTCCAAG AGTCTTCTGTCCAGAGAACTGCAAGGCTCAGCCCTCATACTGGTCACCTGTTATTGGAAACAAGATTTACACAGAT AACTCCAGCATTTGCAAAGCAGCCATCCATGCAGGCGTAATCAAACCCAATGGCGGTTTTGTTGATGTTTTGCCTCTGGACAAGAGAAAGAGCTACACAGGAGTCCTGAAAAATGGCATCCAATCTGAAAG